The Methylomarinum vadi genome has a window encoding:
- a CDS encoding bifunctional protein-serine/threonine kinase/phosphatase has translation MPTQLTIAVGQYSDKGRKEINQDFHGIYIPEDPLLSSKGIAVALADGISSSDVSQIASEAAVSGFFADYFCTSETWSVKKSAHRILLATNSWLYAQTRQSLYPYDKNKGYVCTFSAIIFKSTTAHLFHVGDSRIYRVHGGATLEQLTDDHRLWVSSDKSYLSRALGIAPHLEIDYRTLPLEQGDLFLLATDGVYEHVPDDFILAVLEQQGNDLDAAAHNLVNEAYRRGSTDNLTVQLIRIEQLPEPEAGEAYRQLTTLPFPPILQARMKFDGYTIVREAHASSRSHVYLAVDDKTGMQAILKTPSIDLRDDRDYIERFLLEEWIARRIDNPFVLKPCKPTRTRRFLYLAMEYVQGQTLTQWMIDHPKPDLETVRAIVEQIAKGLRAFHRLEMLHQDLRPDNILIDNTGTVKIIDFGSTRVAGLTEISTAIDQQPILGTAQYTAPEYFLGDGGSSRSDLFSLGVITYQMLSGKLPYGLDVAKARSRTAQNKLRYRSLLSDEGEIPAWIDDAIGKAVHPNPYHRYQEMSEYIHDLRHPNQAFLNKTRPPLMQHDPVAFWKGLSLLLTILLIALLIRMN, from the coding sequence ATGCCCACGCAATTAACGATCGCCGTCGGCCAATATTCCGACAAGGGCCGCAAGGAAATCAATCAGGATTTTCACGGTATTTATATTCCCGAAGATCCACTATTGAGTTCGAAAGGAATTGCCGTAGCGCTGGCCGACGGTATTAGCAGCAGCGACGTCAGCCAGATCGCCAGCGAAGCCGCCGTCAGCGGTTTTTTCGCCGATTATTTTTGTACTTCGGAAACCTGGTCGGTCAAAAAGTCGGCGCACAGGATTTTGCTGGCAACCAATTCCTGGCTTTATGCGCAAACCCGGCAAAGCCTGTATCCCTATGACAAGAATAAGGGTTATGTCTGCACGTTCAGTGCCATCATCTTCAAATCGACTACCGCGCATCTCTTTCATGTGGGGGACAGCCGCATCTACCGTGTGCATGGTGGCGCCACACTGGAACAATTGACCGACGATCACCGGCTTTGGGTCTCGTCGGATAAAAGCTATCTAAGCCGCGCCTTGGGCATAGCCCCTCATCTTGAAATAGATTATCGGACGCTACCCCTGGAACAAGGCGATCTCTTTTTATTGGCAACGGACGGCGTTTACGAACACGTCCCGGACGATTTCATCCTAGCCGTCCTCGAACAACAGGGAAACGATCTCGATGCCGCCGCGCACAACCTCGTCAACGAAGCCTACCGGCGCGGCAGTACCGATAACCTGACCGTGCAATTGATCAGAATCGAACAATTGCCCGAACCGGAGGCCGGCGAGGCTTATAGACAATTAACCACCCTGCCTTTCCCGCCTATTTTGCAAGCCCGAATGAAGTTCGATGGTTATACCATCGTCAGGGAGGCCCATGCCAGTAGTCGCAGCCATGTTTATTTAGCTGTAGACGACAAAACAGGCATGCAAGCCATCCTTAAAACGCCCTCTATCGATCTGCGCGACGACCGCGACTACATAGAACGTTTTTTGCTGGAAGAATGGATCGCCCGTCGTATCGACAATCCCTTTGTCCTGAAACCCTGCAAACCGACCCGGACAAGACGGTTTTTATATCTCGCCATGGAATACGTTCAGGGACAAACCTTAACGCAATGGATGATCGACCATCCGAAACCCGACTTGGAAACCGTGCGAGCAATCGTCGAACAAATCGCCAAGGGACTGCGCGCCTTCCATCGGCTGGAAATGCTGCACCAGGATCTCAGGCCCGACAATATCCTGATCGACAACACCGGGACGGTAAAAATCATCGACTTTGGTTCGACTCGGGTGGCGGGCCTGACGGAAATTTCCACGGCCATCGATCAACAGCCCATACTAGGCACGGCGCAATATACCGCTCCCGAATATTTTCTCGGCGACGGAGGATCATCACGCTCCGATTTGTTTTCGCTGGGCGTCATTACCTATCAAATGCTATCAGGCAAATTGCCTTACGGACTCGACGTCGCCAAAGCCAGATCGCGGACCGCCCAGAACAAATTACGCTACCGTAGCCTGCTTTCCGACGAGGGTGAAATCCCCGCCTGGATCGACGATGCCATCGGCAAAGCAGTCCACCCGAATCCTTACCACCGCTACCAGGAAATGTCCGAATACATCCATGATTTGCGCCATCCAAATCAAGCTTTTCTGAACAAGACCCGACCGCCATTGATGCAACACGATCCGGTGGCATTTTGGAAGGGCCTTTCGTTACTCCTAACCATATTACTCATCGCTTTATTGATACGGATGAATTAG
- a CDS encoding formate/nitrite transporter family protein yields MSYLVPAEFVTKMVDAGESKIYMSTRDTVIRAYMAGAILALAAVFAISVAVQTGYPIIGAILFPVGFCMLYLLGCDLLTGVFVLTPLAWLDRRPGVTLGGVFRNWGLVFVGNFLGALTVAVMMSIVFTYGFSTEPNAVGQKIATIGEGRTVGYAKYGAAGMLTLFIRGMLCNWMVSTGVVGAMISTTVSGKVIAMWMPIMLFFGMAFEHSVVNMFLFPSGLIMGGNFSIMDYLIWNEIPTVLGNLVGGLAFTGLTLYATHAKTAPKRALA; encoded by the coding sequence ATGTCTTATCTAGTTCCCGCAGAATTCGTCACAAAAATGGTAGATGCCGGAGAATCCAAGATTTATATGTCGACCCGCGATACGGTGATCAGGGCTTACATGGCCGGCGCGATTCTCGCCTTGGCCGCGGTATTTGCGATATCCGTCGCCGTACAAACGGGTTATCCGATCATCGGCGCTATTTTGTTTCCCGTGGGCTTTTGCATGCTGTATCTACTCGGCTGCGACCTGCTTACCGGCGTGTTTGTCCTGACGCCGCTGGCTTGGCTGGATAGACGCCCAGGTGTGACACTAGGCGGCGTGTTCAGAAACTGGGGATTGGTTTTCGTCGGCAATTTCCTGGGCGCGCTGACGGTGGCGGTGATGATGTCGATCGTATTTACTTATGGTTTTTCGACCGAACCCAACGCCGTCGGTCAGAAAATCGCCACCATCGGCGAAGGGCGTACAGTAGGTTACGCCAAATACGGCGCGGCCGGCATGCTGACGCTATTTATCAGGGGTATGCTATGTAACTGGATGGTCTCCACCGGCGTGGTCGGCGCGATGATTTCCACCACGGTCAGCGGTAAGGTCATCGCGATGTGGATGCCGATCATGCTCTTCTTCGGCATGGCCTTCGAACATTCCGTCGTCAATATGTTCCTCTTTCCGTCGGGCCTTATCATGGGGGGCAACTTCTCGATCATGGATTATTTGATCTGGAACGAGATTCCGACCGTTCTCGGCAACCTGGTTGGCGGACTGGCCTTCACCGGACTTACATTATACGCAACCCACGCCAAAACGGCTCCGAAACGCGCTTTAGCCTAA
- a CDS encoding formylmethanofuran dehydrogenase subunit B, whose translation MAEITEVPSPFCGIGTDDLTVQVDGNAVKVTENGCAVNTPAFEQAITDTQARVDGREVSLKQAVAKAAEILRGSNQPLIGGCATDVNGMRALLAVADRSGAVVDKMNFNAARRNILAMQDAGWVNTTLAEIKNRCDVLLVVGCDLEAFAPRFYERYLWNKVAMHLPDTSAREVIYLGKAPSGEASTSPDGRKAKVLTCDDQDLPEVVAVLSALVKGNKITAEEVAGIAITDLQQVAEQIKAAQYGVVTWAAGALNFSQAELTVQKLCDLVKDINDQGSRCSGFPLGGKEGGQTANQVCGWTTGYPARVRFSRGFPEYDPFLFEANVMLNNGEADALIWVQAFNSSAVPPKAHVPTVVIGRSGMVFEQEPDVFIPVGTPGIDHAGHAYRLDNVVAIRLKKLRDSGLPSTAEVLNAIEQAL comes from the coding sequence GTGGCAGAAATAACAGAAGTGCCCAGTCCTTTTTGCGGCATCGGCACCGACGACCTGACGGTTCAGGTCGACGGTAATGCGGTGAAGGTGACTGAAAATGGTTGCGCCGTCAATACGCCGGCGTTCGAACAGGCCATTACCGATACCCAAGCCAGGGTCGATGGCCGGGAAGTCAGCCTGAAGCAGGCCGTCGCCAAGGCGGCGGAGATCCTTCGCGGCAGCAATCAACCGCTGATCGGCGGCTGCGCGACCGACGTCAACGGCATGCGTGCATTGCTGGCTGTTGCTGACCGTAGCGGTGCCGTGGTCGACAAGATGAATTTCAATGCCGCGCGGCGCAACATTCTGGCGATGCAGGATGCCGGCTGGGTGAACACGACACTGGCCGAGATTAAGAACCGCTGCGATGTGCTGCTGGTGGTCGGTTGCGATCTGGAAGCCTTCGCGCCGCGCTTCTATGAGCGCTACTTATGGAACAAGGTGGCGATGCATCTCCCGGACACCAGCGCCCGCGAGGTGATTTATTTGGGCAAGGCGCCTTCGGGTGAAGCTTCGACGTCGCCGGATGGGCGCAAGGCCAAGGTTCTGACTTGTGACGATCAGGATTTACCCGAAGTCGTCGCGGTGTTGTCGGCGCTAGTCAAAGGCAACAAGATTACGGCAGAAGAAGTGGCCGGCATTGCTATAACCGACTTGCAACAAGTCGCCGAGCAAATCAAGGCGGCGCAATACGGCGTCGTGACCTGGGCGGCTGGTGCCTTGAATTTCAGTCAGGCCGAACTGACCGTGCAAAAGCTTTGCGATCTGGTCAAGGACATCAACGACCAGGGCAGCCGCTGTTCCGGTTTCCCGTTGGGGGGTAAGGAAGGGGGGCAGACCGCCAACCAGGTTTGCGGGTGGACCACCGGTTATCCGGCGCGCGTGCGCTTTAGCCGTGGATTTCCCGAATATGACCCATTTTTATTTGAAGCCAATGTCATGTTGAACAACGGCGAAGCCGATGCACTAATTTGGGTTCAGGCGTTTAATAGTTCTGCCGTGCCGCCCAAGGCGCATGTGCCAACGGTCGTGATCGGGCGTTCAGGTATGGTCTTCGAACAGGAACCGGATGTGTTTATTCCCGTCGGTACTCCGGGCATCGATCATGCCGGCCATGCCTACCGGCTCGATAACGTAGTCGCGATCCGTTTGAAAAAATTACGGGATTCCGGTTTACCCAGCACCGCGGAAGTGTTGAATGCCATTGAACAAGCGTTGTAG
- a CDS encoding formylmethanofuran dehydrogenase subunit A, protein MLIKLTGGTVYDPAGGIDGQQQDIYIQDGKIVAKPGDDVKIDKEYDLSGKVVMAGAIDMHTHIGGGKGNIARILLPEDHRADPVVRSQLTRSGCGHAIPSTYVTGYRYAEMGYTTAFEPAVLPINARQAHMEMGDIPILDKGGYVMLGSDDYLLRMMTAKKDQKAINDYVAWTLQATKAIGIKVVNAGGISAFKFNQRKLDLDEKNAYYNVTPRDILQTLARAVKELGVPHPLHVHGCNLGVPGNVETTLDTIQGIEGLPMHLTHIQFHSYGTEGDFKFSSGAAQIAEAINKNKNITTDVGQILFGQTVTASGDNMHQHANHKFASPNKWVCMDIECDAGCGVVPFKYRDQNFVNALQWAIGLEIFLLVDDPWRVFLTTDHPNGAPFTSYPHLIRLLMDRSFRNDMLATIHPEAQKMTTLASIDREYSLQEIAIMTRAGAAKLVGLHDRGGLVPGNWADITVYTEDGDRQKMFEKPDYVFKDGELVVRDGQIVHVTWGTTHVVRPDYDASVEKDLQPYFDRYLTMKLGNFKISDDEITEDGRGSLTVHPTVGGGEL, encoded by the coding sequence ATGCTGATTAAACTAACAGGTGGAACTGTCTACGATCCTGCGGGCGGGATCGATGGACAGCAACAGGACATTTATATCCAGGACGGCAAGATTGTCGCCAAACCCGGCGACGACGTCAAAATCGACAAAGAATACGATTTAAGCGGCAAGGTCGTGATGGCCGGCGCCATCGATATGCATACCCATATCGGCGGCGGCAAGGGCAACATCGCCCGGATTTTGCTGCCGGAAGATCATCGCGCCGACCCCGTCGTGCGCAGCCAGCTGACGCGTTCAGGCTGCGGCCATGCGATCCCCAGCACTTACGTGACCGGTTACCGTTATGCCGAGATGGGTTACACGACCGCGTTCGAGCCGGCAGTGTTGCCGATCAACGCGCGTCAGGCGCACATGGAAATGGGCGATATCCCGATCCTGGACAAGGGAGGGTATGTGATGCTCGGCAGCGACGATTATCTGTTGCGGATGATGACGGCGAAAAAAGACCAGAAGGCGATCAACGATTACGTCGCCTGGACCCTGCAGGCGACCAAGGCGATCGGCATCAAGGTAGTCAACGCCGGCGGCATCAGCGCCTTCAAATTCAACCAGCGGAAACTGGATCTGGACGAGAAAAACGCTTATTACAACGTCACGCCGCGCGATATCCTGCAAACGCTGGCCCGGGCGGTCAAGGAGCTGGGTGTGCCGCATCCGCTGCATGTGCACGGCTGTAATCTCGGCGTGCCGGGTAACGTCGAAACCACGCTGGATACGATTCAGGGTATCGAGGGGTTGCCGATGCACTTGACCCATATCCAGTTCCATAGCTACGGCACCGAGGGTGACTTCAAGTTCTCTTCCGGCGCCGCGCAAATCGCCGAGGCGATCAACAAGAACAAGAACATCACCACCGATGTTGGCCAGATTCTGTTCGGCCAGACCGTGACCGCCTCCGGCGATAACATGCACCAGCATGCCAACCACAAGTTCGCCAGTCCGAACAAATGGGTGTGCATGGACATCGAATGCGACGCCGGTTGCGGCGTGGTGCCGTTCAAATACCGCGACCAGAACTTCGTCAACGCGTTGCAATGGGCGATCGGCCTGGAGATATTCCTGTTGGTCGACGATCCGTGGCGGGTGTTCCTGACCACCGACCATCCGAATGGCGCGCCGTTCACCAGTTATCCGCATTTGATTCGGTTGTTGATGGACCGGAGTTTCCGTAACGACATGCTGGCGACGATCCATCCCGAAGCGCAGAAGATGACGACGCTGGCATCGATCGACCGTGAGTACAGCTTGCAGGAAATCGCGATCATGACCCGCGCCGGGGCGGCCAAACTGGTCGGTCTGCACGACAGGGGCGGCTTGGTGCCCGGCAACTGGGCCGATATCACCGTTTATACCGAGGACGGCGATCGGCAAAAAATGTTCGAGAAACCGGATTATGTCTTCAAGGACGGCGAGCTGGTCGTGCGCGATGGCCAGATCGTGCATGTGACGTGGGGTACGACCCATGTCGTGCGGCCGGATTATGACGCTTCCGTGGAAAAAGATCTGCAACCTTATTTCGACCGTTATCTGACCATGAAACTAGGCAACTTTAAAATCAGCGATGACGAAATCACCGAAGACGGCCGCGGCAGTCTGACCGTGCATCCGACCGTGGGAGGTGGCGAGTTATGA
- the fhcD gene encoding formylmethanofuran--tetrahydromethanopterin N-formyltransferase — MIINGVTIDKTFAEAFPMKATRAIITAQNEKWAMISAQAMTGFATSVIACGCEAGIERVLSPDETPDGRPGVAIMIFAMGGKGLAKQLETRAGQCVLTSPTSALFAGIDEGKQIPLGKNLRYFGDGFQISKKINGKRYWRVPVMDGEFLTEATTGQVEAVGGGNFLVLAESQPQALAACEAAIEEMRKIPNVIMPFPGGVVRSGSKVGSKYPALGASTNDAFCPTLKGVTKTDLSPEVESVMEIVIDGLSKEDIDKAMRVGIQAVCDLGSENGIRRISAGNYGGKLGPFHFHLQEIMA, encoded by the coding sequence ATGATCATCAATGGCGTCACGATAGATAAAACTTTTGCCGAAGCCTTCCCGATGAAGGCGACTCGGGCGATCATCACCGCCCAGAACGAAAAATGGGCGATGATTTCCGCCCAGGCCATGACCGGTTTCGCGACCTCGGTGATCGCCTGCGGCTGTGAGGCCGGTATCGAGCGGGTGTTGTCGCCCGACGAAACGCCGGACGGCCGTCCCGGCGTAGCGATCATGATCTTCGCGATGGGCGGCAAGGGCCTGGCCAAACAATTGGAAACCCGCGCCGGCCAGTGCGTGCTGACGTCTCCTACCTCGGCCCTGTTCGCCGGCATCGACGAAGGCAAGCAAATTCCGTTGGGCAAGAACCTGCGTTATTTCGGCGACGGCTTCCAAATTTCGAAAAAAATCAACGGCAAGCGTTACTGGCGGGTGCCGGTCATGGACGGCGAGTTCCTGACCGAGGCTACCACCGGCCAGGTCGAGGCGGTCGGCGGCGGCAACTTCCTGGTGTTGGCTGAATCGCAACCGCAAGCCTTGGCGGCTTGCGAAGCGGCGATCGAGGAAATGCGCAAGATCCCCAATGTGATCATGCCGTTTCCGGGCGGCGTCGTGCGCTCCGGTTCCAAAGTCGGTTCCAAATATCCGGCGTTGGGCGCGTCGACCAACGATGCCTTTTGTCCGACCCTGAAAGGGGTGACCAAAACCGACCTGTCGCCGGAAGTCGAATCGGTCATGGAAATCGTCATCGACGGCCTCAGCAAGGAAGACATCGACAAGGCCATGCGCGTCGGCATCCAGGCGGTCTGCGATCTGGGCTCGGAAAATGGCATTCGCCGTATCAGCGCCGGTAACTA